The Aspergillus fumigatus Af293 chromosome 3, whole genome shotgun sequence region ACCAGCAGTCCACAAGACAATACCGCATAACTTTATCCGCATGGAGGGTTGACCTGTCCATCTTTCCTTTGACGGGCGTCACGTTGTTTTGACCACAGATCCAAGCTGATTGGGTATGATAGATATATTCCTTCCAGACCGACAGATTCATTCCCCTGGACGAAACATATGTTGGCTGGATTTGGCAGGAGTCCACGTGAAGACATGCACAAGAAAATATAAGTGGCCAACGCCTCTCCTCATGAAGGGCAATATCTAGAAGTAGCTAACTGTAAACATTGAGATCGAAAGACACGTATTCAATTTTCACCATGGAACGCATGCGCCTGAATGGAAGGATGAGGCACCAGCCCTTCTGCATTGAGCAATCCGAGAAGCCTTCTGGCTCCTTTTACAGAACAGCGCAGTGCGTTTGTCAGAACCAAGAGGCTTTTGGGAAGCGATCTTCAATCTTCAACCCATCAAAACTACGAATTGACCAAATGCAAGACCGGAAGATCTCGGTGAGGCCAACCCCGCAAAGAGATGATGGGGTGCATGAGACTAGGAGGACAGCTCACTGGAGTAGGTTACACTAATCTATTGTATCTGGTGGAAAGATATATGGTAAGACGAGCCGGTTGGCCAGAGACAGGAAGCCAGTGAGCTGTAAGCACTAGGAAAATGAATGGTGTATCCATATCGCATATAGATGAGTGCCCTCAATACAATCATACTTAAGTGTTTCAAAAGTGGAGCATCATAGCATTGACTATTGAATTCCATTATCCGTGCTCTATGCGAACTTGAGTTTGTTCACTCCTCTCAAGGAGTCGCACTCGTCTTGGGAACGCTCTGCCTCAGACAGATCCAGACCACAATTGCATGACCGTAAAGACCTCTTTCATAGCCAATTCACTGACTTCAAGGCCCTTCGAAGTCGTGTCCCTGCACTAGCGACAGAGGATCATCGAAATGACTACTCTTAGAAGCAGACGGGAAAAGCTGACACTCTGGATGTCACCGTACTTATGTGATTGGTTCTCAACCAAGAAGCGAaagggatgaagatgaaactactccgtaacgGGATTGGGATGTTTGTGGTCTTAACTGACTCCACAGTCCATAGGTGGTGTTCTGCATCAGACCATCCGTCCGATCGGCCCCATTCTCGGTTGACTTTCCCTGAAGGGGAAGAGCAACACGAGGTCAGGTGGTTCTCGGAGGCGTCGTGGGTCCGTTGGGCAGAGCAATTTCTTTGGCCCCTGTCAATAGGTGGCACCGACTATCTCCTAGGAGTAAAGAAGTGCTCCGTACAGAGGAGCGAGACATAACAAGGTTTGTGCCCCAGCTTACGACGTTTCTCGGCATGGCGGCGCAACTTTGGCCGTTGTTGCGGCCTTTCGGCGTCTTCATACGATGATGTCAGATCAAAGCGCACCTTGAAAGAATGCTGAAGACGACGACAGTACTGATGGCAATAGGAAACAAgtctgctgcggatgatgaaggtTAATCCACTCCATGTTGGACAATCAGCTCTTGCGGTCATCAGAGGCCAAAAATCAATTGTCACGTAAAGGTAACCTCATACCTCCGTACGGAGAATGGTTCACAGCGGGATGACCCTCCCGTCTGGATCCACTAGGTACCTTACACTGCGGTGGAGACGATGTCATGATATTGTTCAAGGCGTCAGACAACATGAAAGTCAAACACTCAGGGTAAGGGAAACGCATTATGAAAATCGACGTCTGGCCAGCAGGGTCTAGACTCTGACACACAACAATTGTAGCAGCAAATTGTCTACTTTCCCCTAATGAGAATGGGCAATGACTGATGAACACTATCTTAGCTATCTATGTACCGTACATACAGGCCCAGTCAAACGCATAAAACAACAAAGAAGATCCGGGATCACTTTAGTCTCCGCTTCCTGACGGTGGAGCCTGGGTCACCACCACATTCTTGACTGTTGGTGCTGATTCCCATTGTCAAGGTCATCTGTCCATCCCCATCCTGTTGCCCTCAGCATggacgatgacaatgacgATGGCTTTGCGCAAGGTCGACGCCTCCTCGGCACTTGTAAATTAACTGGGCAATTTTGATTGTGGACTTGCGAGCCATTTTGGAACGAGCAAAGTGTACTTTGTAGCACAAGTTTGCAATAGGATTGTCATAACCCAACAATACTTCGTAAAGGCCACTACTGTATGTGATTGGAAGAGATTTCCCGCGCTATGGTAAATCTCCGGCTTGCCTGAACGGGGTATTCCGCTCACCTGACACAACCAATTTCTAGCTCGTACAAGCTGGGGACACACTGGGAGTCTGTCACTCTTTGTACATCAAGAGAGGGAAACATGGAGCACTTCATACGGTATCGATTCTTTGTACTGGCACACTAGGAACAGATATCTAAGTACCCCTACTAGTAGGTtccaatcatcatcatcaccaagctTAAATCCCTAAGAAGGCCACCATggggaaaaaaggaaacacTTGAATTACCGTAAAATCTACCCCTGATAACAATGTAACCCCGCGGAGGTTGTACCGATGAGAAATCAAAACTGCATTTCAGCCTCTCAAGCTTCCTGGAGCATCTCCAGTTCGTCCCTAGACAGGCAAAGTTTTGAGGTGGATCAACAGGACTCCAAAGTTCCCAAGCCATAAAGCGACAGGAGTCCCAAGCACTCGGAAACAATACCACCCAGTATTGGAGTGTGGTCTTGTGCCTCCCTCCCTTCAGATGAGGCTATTCTTCCAAGGCGAGAAGGGAGGACAAGTTGATGTGAGGTCGAGAGATCGCAGGAGGTGACTATGTAAGGTACACCGTTTCATGTTTGCCTAGGACAGTGACTTGGAAATACCTTGTCTTGTCAGGGCGTATGTTCTGGATCGGTTGAAAGTGCAGGGACGGGACTCGTCCGAATAATACTGGGATAATACATGTCCAGAGGAAGGAGCGGCACGAAGTACTTAGTAGTTGTTACAGAGTCATCCGTGGGGACTGGACCTGTCACCAGTTAATGAGTCAAGAATTGGCCGGGAATGGAGGGAGGGCACCCTTGTCttatttctctttttttttattcgTAGCAATGATCTTCCTGTCCTCGGAAGTCTGTGCGAGTCGATCTAGCCCACTTTTCCCCAGATTGTCTGTGTGGCGAGGGAAACGATCCAGGAGCAAACACTGCATGCCTAGTTGAATTTCAGAGCTTCTCTTCTGTGGATTGGCTCGACACCTTGACCGCCATCACGTCCAGAATGGATCAAATAAGCATCAACCAACAGAGATGGATTTGGTCAGCAGAGACCACAGTCCCACGGCTGCATGATTTGGCCGGAGGCTGGAGTCTAAGAGACAAATGGTAGCGTGGGGGGCAAACAGCGGCTAGCTGAGACTGAGCCATAATCTGTCCTATTCTTGTTGGCATGCATACAATTCTTAAGTGTTACTACTATTTTCATCTAATTACCtaagaaggagatcgacgGCGATTGAAGTCTCGAGAGCAGAGAGCATCAATTTGAGATGATCAGGGCCATTTTCGACTCCACAAACCATAGAATGGCTTTGTTCCCGTTATTCGGGATCTTAGGTAGGTTATTTGGCTTTGAACCTAGTCCGTATAATTATTTCATCAACGCGTGACAAGCCAACTGCAATGTCAATTTTCATTTCATCAAGAGTCGACTTCTCATGGTCGATGCAGGGATGAATCTGGGGAAACAAGGCCAGTTGCCAACCGAGATGCATCATATCGTTCTCGCAGCCAAAGACAGCGTCGAGGATCATCCGTCGTCGTCACCCGTGCATTTGGGACTTGGAACTGATCAAACCAACCTGTGAGCGTCGTTGTTTTCCTTAGTAATAAATATTGAACaacctttcctttcttcttttattTTGAATTTTAAAAAAAGCCATCCCCTTCTTAGGTTTCCCTAGCTTTTCCCAAGTGCATCTGATCCTCGCAttggctttttcttgggCTCCAGGTTGCCTTGTTGCTTTTTCGACGGAGTATGCCGTTCCTATATTCCCCCAATCCTATAGTGAACCAATCAATTGCGGACATCCAACATGCTTGGCCGCCTGTTTTCCCTCTTCTACAACAACCCCCCGCACGTTAGAGTTTAGGCAGGCAAGGTGGACAGGTAGAAGGTCAACGAGAAGGAATGTAGATTGTCTGTCATCTGGACAGTAGGGGGCTCGGTACATCGTACCAAGATCAGTTGACTGTTGGTTGTTCCGGTGGTCAGTTCGCATTCGAAATTTAGCATTTCAGGTTGGCTCCATTTCTATGGATAGGCCTGGGTAGTAGGTCGGTTAGGTAGTATTTGCCTAGTCTGGGCGGCCCCTCTCCACTGGGTTTCTGTACATGCATACGAAGTACATGGACGGAGACACCCCATAGATTAAACATAGAGTGATCCACGTCAGGACTGAGGAGTAGTACGACTACTAATGGAACTCGCCCTGAGGATTGTCATTCTCGATTGTAGCTTTTAGGCATAGTTTCTGGCTGGTTACTTTCCTAGTCCTAGAGTTTGTTTTAAACGCCCTGTAGCTACAGTGGTCAGTGGGACTAGTCAGTGAATTGAATTCTTTACTGCCTGCTTCATTTCGCGTTAATCATTTAGAAGAATATTGCTGAGGATTATCTGCCACTGAGTGGTGAAGAAGTAGTATAATATACCTCGCAATGTACCCCCCCTCTCCCTCAGTCTCTCCCCTTTCCTcgagtcttctttctctttctcttgctgGCCTCTCAACCTGTCGCTAATCGCAAAGTTGCTGACCTGCTGCTACTAAAGAAGCTCCTGCTCCACCTCTCATCCACTTTAGTCCACAGACAGGTGCACCCACATTGATCCGATCGTCTCCTgtcaccatctccatccacTCCCGACTACTGCCATCCTGTACGCCTACTATTACTAACTCCGACTCTGACTAGAAGACTCAAAAATGACTAACAATGGTCACAGCCagctgtacggagtagctcGAATCTCCAAAAGGCTTTGGCTTGCTGAGAAGGCCACCCCCTGCACTCATCACTGCCTCTCACCAGCCTAATTAAATCGCAGCCAAGTCGGTAGACTCCCCACTCACCAGGAAGTCCATCATTAGAAACTGAATAAACTTCTTTAACCTACCTATTATTGAAGTTCTGAGCCCATCCACTGGCCCCATCTTACCACTAGGTGGTTCCATTCGAGGTTTCAAGGTTTCTTCTACCCTTCATACATACGGCAAATCCACCCTCCAAAATCGCCGGTCGCAAAAGCAGACTCGTGCTGTTGTTGGATTacccctcttcttctgcttcttcctcctcttcttcttcttcctcctcctcttctcttttagTTGCCTTACATCTCACCATCCAATATCTGCTGGTCCTTTTGTGACACAGTCCCTGGGGGGTAGCTGCGCCCTCGAACCACAAAACATCATCCACTCCGGCGAAGGAGGCCAAGCAGATTTTAGTACTACTGTACCACCACTACAAACAACCACCAACCTCCAACCTCGTTCAAGTTATATGCGGCCCACATTCTTTCAATGTTGTCCATGCAAAAGACGCCCACCTTCATCCTGCCCCCAACTGCGAATCTCAACAACCACAACCCTCATGGTATCCAATCCAACCCAACCGCGGAGCATCGCAACTCCACCCGCGCTCTGAGCTTGTCGGAAATCCCCGCCTTTCCCGATGGTCCATCCATGGGCGATGGTCTCTCTCGCCATGAAAGCATCAGTACCGACGGCACCTCCAACGATTCTCCCGAGTCTTGGGACGGGGAAAGCCACTCTGATAGCTGTCCCTCGGTCGACTATGAGATCAAAATCCATGACGGCTCGTACCCGTTCGTCGACTCAACATTAGCCCCGCTcccgtcctcttcgtcctccgcGACTGCCACCGCCATTATGACAGCCGGGTCAAAACATTTCCAGATTAACTACGTCACTTCTAATAATATGAATGTGTCCTTGACCGATGACGTGACCCCCAAGgtcgaggagattgatggtGCGGAGGACTTGCGGAGCATCAAAACCCTCGAGGCGGAGAACACGATCGCCAGTGCGAGCAATCATCCCAATACTACGACAACCACCACGGCCGCTCCCGCCAACGTCCCACGGAAACGTGGTCGCCCACGCAAACATCCACTGCCAGTACCCGGGAGCCAGATCAAGATCACCAAGGGAAGATCTAAGACGGGCTGTATTACTTGTCGACgacggaagaagaaatgCGACGAGACAAAGCCATCGTAAATACCCAACCAATCACCCAGAGTGCTCACATGCGCCGCAACGGTCAGCTAATTTCGTCTTCCAGGTGTTTAAACTGCCAAAAGAACGCGGTCGTGTGCGAAGGGTACCCTCCCAAGGAGATCTGGAAAAGCGGTAAACAGAAGATGGAGGACGGTAAGGCCCTGGTATCTCCTTGTGACGTGGCTGATGGACATCTTACTGACCCCTTACTCGTGAAATGCAGCGGCACGGACTAAAGCGCTCGCAGCTGTACCGCGCTCCCTACCTTTTCTCATCGACGGGGTGGAAACGGAGATCGACCGACGATTCCTTGACCATTTCGTCTACGGCTTCAGTCGTGTGCTGACATTAATCAACGATGACACCAATCCGTTCAAGGAAATCCTCCTTCCCATGGCGACTCAACACCGAGGGTTGATGCACTCGCTCATGTGCCTGTCCGGTTCACATCTGTCGACGTTCGATCCAGAGCCCATGCTGAAGGAGCGCAAATTCTACCACTTCCATCATGCTATTCAAGATCTCAAGGAGAGTATCATGTCCTCGAGTATCAAATCATCGGGCGACTCCCAGGAGCCAGAGCTTTTGGTAGAGGATCCTATCATCGCATCGACCATCGCTCTCAGTCTCAATACGATCTGCGAAGGGGAGACCAATGGCGAGTACAGGCCGCATATGGATGCGGCGAGGTATCTGCTGGTGACCCAGCAACCACGAAACGAGAAATTCCGACAGTTCATCGTCGAGTTCTTCCAGTACCACGACGTATCCAACTCGATCACCTCTCTGGACCGGCGCCCCGCCCTCCGGAGCGATGATCTAAAACTTCCCGACTTTGTGCCTCAGCAGGCCGGAATGTTTCTTGGCGTATTCGACGGTTTGTTCAACTATATCTCCGATGTAACAAGGTTGCGCGATCGCATTCGGCAGCGTTTCAACGAAGGGTACGAGCCTGCGGTGGACTACCAGATCTTGAGCGATGCCGTCTCGATAGACTCGGCCATCCGGGCATGGGAAACATCCCATCCTCCCAACACACCAAACTGGTTCCTGGCCCAGCTGTACCGTCAGTCAACATGGGTCTATCTGTACCGTACTATCCGCCCGTCCAAGCCCAGTGATAAGATAGCTCAGGTGGTGGACGATGGTCTCTCCTACTTGGATCAACTGCCGCAAGATTCCGGAGCCTTTAGCATTGTCCTGATGCCCTTGTTCCTCCTTGGTTGCTCAGCATTCCTTCCTCGTCAGCGAGAACGGATACAGAAAGGCTTCGAGTCCCTCAAGGCTTACTCCAACCTGCGCAATATCGAACCCGCCTTCAAGGTGGTTCGACGGGTATGGGAGATCATGGATACCAAAACCGAAGACAGCTGGGACtgggagaagatcatcaacGATATGAACATGGACTTCCTCATCACCTAGCCTTTGTTTCCCCTTCCGTCCTTGGGTTAGTCATTATCCCCTCTTGCATTCTTCTGGAGTGTGACGAGATATGTATGTTAGTCAtggttttctttctttctttcttttggctCTCTTCTGATCTGGGAGCATCCACCATGGTCGGGAGGATGCGAGCACATACGGCGTTCTGTGATCAGACATCTGCATCGGGGGGTTTCTGTGGTTCGGCGTAGGATGTGGTCCAACGGAGCGGACGATGTGAAGACGCCCAGCAAAGCACCGATTCGGTGTGCGTGGAGGTGTTTGAGCAATAGCGTCCACTAAGGCATGGCAACGTCCatgaggagaaaaaaaggagtCGAGGGAGGTGTTCAAATGCTGTCATCCattctttcttttgattgTATCCTGCCTGTATCTGTATGCATTGAGTGTACGTCCTTGATGAGTTGCATTTTTCTGCTGATGTGATATCCAGTTGATACCAACCATATTCTTTCATAATGTTTCACCTATCTAGTGTCTTATCTATCTATCAGTTGGGCAACTGGTTTGGTGCCGCAACTTAGGTACATGCCAGTACATTAAATACACGTGAGTAGATTTACATATATTAACCTCGTCCCTCGCAATAAGTTTGGCATTCTTGCATCCTTTTCTGCAACAAATTCAACTAGTCGTGGTGCACAAAATCCTCCAAAGTTGCAGGCATGTATAGGGGCCCTCTACGCAGTACCGGCGGCTTATTCCAGGATTGCAAGCCAAAGACTTTAAAAAGTAAAAAACATTTCTCTCTCCATCCATCTATTCCCCTATTGCCTCTTGTAACGTTGACATGTAACCAAGGCGTACGTCAATATACATAAGTAGTGGTCATGCGACATAAATGATTTTGTATTGGTTGCCGTCATTCCAATGAGACATCATTAAGGCAGTGTCAACTCTCACTATGAAATATCGCAAAACATCCATCATCGCATTAGGTTATCTGATCTCAACAAGACAATCATGACCGACTTCGGTTGGAGTGGGTCGGACCCTGAACTGCAAGCAATGGAACCCATAAGCGAATGGCTCTTCTTATCTTACCGTGGACGACGTTTCTTGGAGTCCGACTAGTAAATCATCACATGGTAAGGCATGATTTCGATATTTGATCGGAGAGCTGGGCTATTCGTCAGAAGTTACAATAATAAATTAGCACCTGGTCGAATCTACTGGAGACCTGCTCTAAGCGAAGGAACTAAGACCACGGGACGACTCCATCCGAGCCGCCAGCAGCCAATAATGGCAAAATCCCCGGCCGTTTTGGATCCAAGCACTTCCCAACTTCAGCTAAAGTGAATGGGTCTTTTAGAGGCATTGTGGTGCTTACAGGGCCTAAATCCAACGAGATGTCTTACCCCGTGTTCTTGGCCGTTGGGCCAAATCCTCGTCGTTTGTGctcggacgaggagatctTGCCTGcctgcttgcttgcttgtttGGCTGTGGTTGTCCGTGATACTACAGAATCTGGCTCTTTGTGCTGGCTTGCCGCAGTAAGCCCGTTTCGACCAATGGGCCGAGGCCAGCATGGAGAAAGATGATGATTTGATCGCAGAGCTCAAAGCCCCCGAAGACCTTGTCTTTGCCGACGGATTACAAGACCAAACCGCGACATTCAACCTGTCCCTTCGTGCCGTTGACCCAGTCGATGTGTGTGTTGAGAATCTATCCCTCCAGGTTGATACGACGCGTCCAATATGGAAGACCTCGCCGTCGCAGTTATGGAATCGGCTCTGCGGGAAGACGATGGACACCCACACACATAAAACTGTCCTCGACAGCGTCAACGCATTCATGCCTAGTGGGAGTCTTACGGCGATTATCGGTAGCAGTGGGTCTGGAAAGACATCGCTGCTCAACATCATGGCTGGTCGGATGAGCTTGACCAAGGCGAAAGTCTCCGGGGCGACCACCTTCAACGGAGTTGCGGGCATTGAGGGGATTCGCAGCGCATATGTAATGCAGGAGGATGTGCTAATTCCCACCCTGACGGTTCGAGAGACTCTGCGGTATGCGGCGGATCTGCGATTGCCATCGCCAGCGACGCAAGAGGAGCGCCATCAGGTTGTCGAGCAGGTGGTATTGGAGCTGGGGCTGAAGGAGTGTGCTGACACGCGGATTGGGACAAATACACACAAGGGCTGCAGTGGAGGGGAGAAAAGGCGGACGAGTATTGGCGTGCAGATGCTGGCGAACCCGTCGGTGAGCATCCTTCGGATCACTGAGgcgaaagaaaaagaacaaagacgAATTCTAATCTCAAACAGGTCTTGTTCTGCGACGAACCCACGACGGGCCTGGACGCAACGAGCGCATTTCAGATCATCCGGACCCTGAAAAGACTCGCAGAGGACGGTCGAACCGTCATCGTTTCGATTCATGCTCCCCGCTCTGAGATCTGGAGTCTCTTTGACAATGTGATTCTTTTGGCACGGGGGTCGGTGCTTTATAGTGGATCACGTCAGGACTCACTGTCCCATTTCGAGACGTGCGGTCATGTTTTGCCGCCGTTTGTCAATCCAGCTGAATTCTTGATTGACCTTGCGGCCATCGATAACCGGACGGAGTCGCTTGAGGCCGCATCGATGGCCCGAGTGGAGCTTCTCAAAGCTGCCTGGAAGTCTCGAAGCTCTGAACGAAAACAGATTGAGCAGTCTCGGCATAAAGGGAAGATGTCGACCCCGTCCGGTGCATTCACAACATCTCCAAACAAGACCGCTTCCTTCCGTCAACAATTCCGTGTTCTGACCTCTCGGACCTTCACCACAACAATCCGAGACCCTCTCGGCATGGCGGGCAGCCTTCTGGAGGCCGTGGGGATGGCTGTGATCAATGGCTGGATCTTTTTACAGCTTGATGAGAGTCAAGCGGGTATTCGATCGCGACAAGGCAGTTTGTATACTGCAAGCAGCCTCAACGGGTATCTGATCCTTCTCTATGAGACGTATCGTCTGACAATCGACATACGTCTGTTCGATCGCGAGAGAAACGAAGGTGTCGTGGGTGTCCCTGCCTTCTTGCTGAGCAGACGTGCAGCGCGTCTTCCTCTAGAAGACCTGCCTGTGCCTATTATCTTCGCAAT contains the following coding sequences:
- the oefC gene encoding Zn(II)2Cys6 transcription factor, whose translation is MLSMQKTPTFILPPTANLNNHNPHGIQSNPTAEHRNSTRALSLSEIPAFPDGPSMGDGLSRHESISTDGTSNDSPESWDGESHSDSCPSVDYEIKIHDGSYPFVDSTLAPLPSSSSSATATAIMTAGSKHFQINYVTSNNMNVSLTDDVTPKVEEIDGAEDLRSIKTLEAENTIASASNHPNTTTTTTAAPANVPRKRGRPRKHPLPVPGSQIKITKGRSKTGCITCRRRKKKCDETKPSCLNCQKNAVVCEGYPPKEIWKSGKQKMEDAARTKALAAVPRSLPFLIDGVETEIDRRFLDHFVYGFSRVLTLINDDTNPFKEILLPMATQHRGLMHSLMCLSGSHLSTFDPEPMLKERKFYHFHHAIQDLKESIMSSSIKSSGDSQEPELLVEDPIIASTIALSLNTICEGETNGEYRPHMDAARYLLVTQQPRNEKFRQFIVEFFQYHDVSNSITSLDRRPALRSDDLKLPDFVPQQAGMFLGVFDGLFNYISDVTRLRDRIRQRFNEGYEPAVDYQILSDAVSIDSAIRAWETSHPPNTPNWFLAQLYRQSTWVYLYRTIRPSKPSDKIAQVVDDGLSYLDQLPQDSGAFSIVLMPLFLLGCSAFLPRQRERIQKGFESLKAYSNLRNIEPAFKVVRRVWEIMDTKTEDSWDWEKIINDMNMDFLIT